In Alkalihalobacillus sp. TS-13, the following are encoded in one genomic region:
- a CDS encoding HIT family protein — MKDCPFCNPEKDPEQNIVYENEHCYFLLHPKHQDVLQGAGVIVPKAHQKDAFALTIEEWEATNDLLQKAKHYIDEKYRPEGYTLGWNVGEVSNQFIFHAHLHIIPRYADEPLAGKGLRYWLKQPENKRPIESRY; from the coding sequence ATGAAAGATTGTCCATTTTGTAATCCGGAAAAAGATCCTGAACAAAATATTGTCTATGAGAACGAGCATTGTTACTTTTTGCTTCATCCCAAACACCAGGACGTTTTACAAGGAGCAGGAGTCATCGTCCCGAAAGCCCATCAGAAAGACGCATTTGCCCTCACCATAGAAGAATGGGAGGCTACGAACGATCTTCTTCAAAAGGCGAAACACTACATAGACGAAAAGTACCGACCAGAAGGGTATACGTTAGGATGGAATGTCGGTGAAGTTTCTAATCAATTCATCTTCCATGCCCATCTCCATATCATTCCGCGCTATGCGGATGAACCGCTTGCTGGTAAAGGATTGCGTTACTGGCTGAAACAGCCTGAAAACAAACGTCCCATAGAGAGTAGGTATTAA
- a CDS encoding MFS transporter codes for MWRNRNFILLMFGLAVSSTGLWVGIIGNLEFLQKNVESSFLQALIILSGFLVGIFLAPMAGRVIDRSIKRNILIYAGIARCIAILFMYMAIAENSVWWMLAYTFVIGISGTFSNPAMQTMIPLIVPKKQLLEANSVNVNIFTGARIVGTALGGVMLVGMSLFSLYTVTLISYVLLLISTFFIKVDEEPKKVDKKAEKENFLTTIRELYPIVRKQPMVVYGIFLLMPAFLFLAGFNLMVIEISELQDNPGIKGILYTTEGLCVFIGTFLAGKFFKGNPKLTYMFAITFIIATAQTTLFLADHPMMSIFSFGLFGLAAGTLFPVVTTIFQTEVPSDYHGRFFSIKGMVDNIIFQALMLLTGLFLDTIGFKYMVIGFGAISFLFVTIIMVRHLTTATRKKGKSVALPR; via the coding sequence GTGTGGAGAAACCGTAATTTCATATTGCTCATGTTCGGTTTAGCGGTTTCAAGTACAGGACTTTGGGTTGGAATCATTGGAAACCTGGAGTTCTTACAGAAGAATGTAGAATCATCATTTTTACAAGCACTCATCATTTTATCAGGATTTTTAGTCGGTATATTTCTTGCTCCGATGGCTGGGCGGGTGATCGACCGAAGCATCAAAAGGAACATTTTGATTTACGCTGGAATCGCCAGGTGTATCGCAATTCTATTCATGTACATGGCGATTGCGGAAAACTCGGTATGGTGGATGTTAGCATACACGTTTGTGATCGGGATATCCGGCACGTTTTCCAATCCTGCGATGCAAACCATGATTCCGTTGATTGTTCCGAAAAAGCAACTGCTTGAAGCGAACAGTGTGAACGTCAATATTTTCACGGGAGCAAGGATCGTAGGAACAGCACTTGGTGGTGTGATGCTTGTCGGGATGTCCCTTTTTTCCCTTTATACGGTAACTCTCATTTCCTACGTGCTTCTTCTGATCAGTACCTTTTTCATCAAAGTGGATGAAGAGCCAAAGAAGGTGGACAAAAAAGCGGAAAAGGAAAACTTCCTCACTACGATACGGGAATTATATCCGATTGTCAGGAAACAACCGATGGTGGTGTATGGCATCTTCCTATTAATGCCGGCGTTCTTGTTTTTAGCAGGATTCAACCTGATGGTGATCGAAATCAGTGAACTTCAAGATAACCCGGGTATAAAAGGAATCCTTTACACGACAGAAGGACTTTGCGTGTTCATCGGTACTTTCTTGGCAGGTAAATTTTTCAAAGGTAATCCGAAACTGACGTATATGTTTGCAATCACTTTCATCATTGCTACGGCGCAGACAACATTATTTTTAGCGGATCATCCAATGATGTCCATCTTTTCCTTCGGTCTTTTCGGTCTGGCGGCAGGGACACTTTTTCCAGTAGTGACGACCATTTTCCAAACAGAAGTTCCATCGGATTACCACGGTCGCTTCTTCTCGATCAAAGGAATGGTTGATAATATCATTTTCCAGGCATTGATGCTGTTGACAGGACTGTTCTTAGATACTATCGGATTCAAATATATGGTCATCGGGTTTGGAGCCATTTCTTTCCTGTTCGTGACCATCATAATGGTACGTCATTTGACAACGGCAACCCGAAAGAAAGGGAAATCTGTCGCCTTACCAAGATAA
- a CDS encoding LysR family transcriptional regulator — MQIRWLQTFVIAAKYENYRVASERLFISQPTITVHIHHLEEELGCKLFKKNGRNISLTESGKHYLPFAHAMLCSFNDGLESLSRWQQGYERKLTLAVSPLIAASILSYAVKEFMNEHPHIEVGIQVAESNEISSLVYEQKADIGISRTSAIHPGLHCVTLYEDPVITVAAHDGGDSETSPPIELQELLRHDVLLTHNHPLYWDDLLSSVRGLEPTVRTMVVTQVNVAKRFIEEGIGFSFLPRSSVKRELLEGRILEIHTDALQLPIAHTYLIQKDTNEEIQQFIEFINRYHLGA; from the coding sequence ATGCAAATACGGTGGTTACAGACTTTTGTCATCGCAGCAAAATATGAAAACTATCGGGTCGCTTCTGAGAGACTATTCATTTCACAACCCACGATTACCGTTCATATACACCATCTTGAGGAAGAATTAGGGTGTAAATTATTTAAGAAGAATGGAAGGAACATCTCTTTAACAGAATCTGGGAAGCACTATCTGCCCTTTGCACATGCTATGTTATGTTCATTTAATGATGGATTGGAGTCGCTGTCCCGCTGGCAGCAAGGCTATGAGCGGAAATTGACCCTTGCTGTATCACCCTTGATTGCAGCCTCAATCCTCTCATACGCAGTGAAGGAATTCATGAATGAACATCCACACATAGAGGTCGGGATCCAAGTTGCCGAATCAAATGAAATCAGTTCACTCGTCTATGAGCAGAAGGCGGATATCGGTATCTCGAGAACAAGTGCGATTCACCCGGGATTACATTGTGTCACTTTATATGAGGATCCAGTCATCACAGTTGCAGCACATGACGGAGGGGACAGTGAAACGAGTCCGCCAATTGAATTGCAGGAATTATTGCGTCATGATGTGCTCCTTACCCACAACCATCCTTTGTATTGGGATGATCTGTTATCTAGCGTCAGGGGGCTCGAACCGACTGTCAGAACGATGGTCGTAACGCAGGTGAATGTGGCAAAGCGGTTCATTGAAGAAGGGATCGGTTTCTCGTTTTTGCCCCGATCTTCAGTAAAAAGGGAACTGTTAGAAGGGCGAATCCTGGAAATACATACAGATGCGTTGCAACTTCCGATCGCCCATACCTATCTGATCCAGAAGGACACAAATGAGGAGATCCAACAATTCATTGAATTCATAAACCGCTATCATCTTGGAGCATAA
- the opp4C gene encoding oligopeptide ABC transporter permease — protein MSQPEKQLRPGVPVHPEPLPPDPLPKPETLTRITVEKFTKNKLAVIGLITLVVIILAAIFAPYLTPYEPSKQELLKRLTPPNGEHWLGVDTLGRDMLTRMLYGARVSLLVGFASVAVSIVIGTIIGSIAGYYGGLVDAFLMRVVDVFLSIPSLFFLITVVTIFEPSLSMLILAFALFGWTTTARLVRGEFLTLRSREFVLAAKTMGVRSSKIIFSHILPNAMGPVIVTATLNIGIIILAESALSYLGLGVQPPTPSWGNMLQDAQNLTIMYTAPWYPIFPGVMILITVLAFNFVGDGLRDAFDPKMKS, from the coding sequence ATGTCACAGCCTGAAAAACAACTACGACCAGGGGTACCGGTCCATCCAGAGCCATTACCACCAGATCCACTGCCGAAACCAGAAACATTGACCAGAATTACGGTTGAAAAATTCACTAAAAACAAGCTAGCTGTAATTGGATTGATCACATTGGTTGTAATCATCCTGGCAGCTATTTTCGCTCCTTATTTAACACCCTATGAACCTAGCAAACAAGAATTGCTGAAAAGACTTACACCTCCTAATGGTGAGCATTGGCTTGGTGTAGATACCTTAGGGAGGGATATGTTGACCAGAATGCTTTATGGTGCACGAGTTTCCCTCCTTGTTGGATTTGCTTCTGTAGCTGTTTCTATTGTAATAGGAACCATAATTGGATCCATTGCTGGTTATTATGGTGGATTGGTAGACGCGTTTCTTATGCGTGTTGTTGACGTATTCCTATCTATCCCAAGTCTCTTCTTTTTAATAACAGTCGTTACAATCTTTGAACCGAGTCTTTCAATGTTGATCCTTGCATTTGCATTATTCGGTTGGACGACGACCGCTCGTCTGGTCAGAGGAGAATTTCTGACATTAAGGTCCCGAGAATTTGTCTTGGCTGCAAAGACGATGGGAGTAAGAAGTTCAAAAATCATATTTTCTCATATTCTACCAAATGCAATGGGTCCGGTAATCGTAACAGCCACACTTAATATTGGTATCATAATCCTGGCCGAATCAGCACTCAGTTATTTAGGTTTAGGGGTACAGCCACCTACACCAAGCTGGGGCAACATGCTTCAGGACGCCCAAAACTTAACGATTATGTACACCGCTCCATGGTATCCGATTTTCCCTGGAGTGATGATTTTGATTACGGTACTTGCATTTAACTTTGTCGGTGATGGGTTACGAGATGCATTCGATCCGAAAATGAAATCATAA
- a CDS encoding ABC transporter ATP-binding protein gives MEELLQVSNLKTYFFDKRKTVKAVDGIDFKIHKGETLALVGESGCGKSMTSLSIMRLVPEPYGKIVEGEVVLEGKNLVDLSENEMCKVRGNDISMIFQEPMTSLNPVLTIGEQIVEVITYHKRLPRKKAVQQAIELLKLVGIPRAESIISDYPHRLSGGMRQRVMIAMAMSCDPKLLIADEPTTALDVTIQAQILDIMKDLSKKVNTSILLITHDLGVVSELAERVIVMYAGQIVEQATVDDIFEEPLHPYTQGLVASVPDIDGEIGRLNPIKGNVPTPEEMPKGCRFAPRCEHAFDRCFSEQPQLLEKKYGTRAVRCFLYDDEKGAGNAGNEQYSHR, from the coding sequence TTGGAGGAACTATTACAAGTCTCAAATCTAAAGACCTATTTTTTCGACAAAAGGAAAACGGTAAAAGCAGTAGATGGAATTGATTTCAAGATACATAAAGGTGAAACGCTTGCCCTTGTCGGAGAATCAGGCTGCGGAAAGAGCATGACCTCATTGTCGATTATGCGGCTGGTCCCGGAACCTTATGGAAAAATCGTTGAAGGAGAAGTCGTTTTGGAGGGCAAGAATCTGGTGGATCTCTCCGAAAATGAGATGTGCAAAGTTCGCGGGAACGATATATCGATGATCTTCCAGGAACCAATGACCTCACTCAATCCGGTTTTGACAATAGGGGAACAAATTGTCGAAGTTATTACATACCACAAACGATTACCGCGGAAAAAAGCAGTTCAACAAGCTATCGAACTATTGAAGCTAGTCGGTATTCCACGAGCAGAATCAATCATATCAGACTATCCTCATCGTCTCTCAGGTGGAATGAGACAACGTGTAATGATCGCTATGGCCATGAGCTGCGACCCTAAGCTTCTCATTGCTGATGAACCTACCACAGCACTCGATGTTACCATCCAAGCACAAATCCTTGACATCATGAAAGATTTATCCAAAAAAGTGAATACCTCAATTCTCCTGATTACGCATGATTTGGGTGTCGTATCCGAATTAGCTGAACGAGTCATTGTCATGTATGCCGGACAAATCGTTGAACAAGCAACCGTTGATGACATCTTTGAAGAACCATTACACCCATATACACAGGGGCTGGTAGCCTCGGTACCTGACATCGATGGTGAAATCGGAAGGCTCAATCCAATCAAAGGAAATGTTCCTACTCCTGAAGAGATGCCAAAAGGGTGTCGCTTTGCACCTAGGTGTGAACATGCATTCGACCGTTGCTTTTCAGAACAACCTCAATTACTAGAGAAAAAATATGGGACAAGGGCGGTACGCTGTTTCTTGTACGACGACGAAAAGGGGGCTGGAAATGCAGGGAATGAGCAATACTCTCACCGTTAA
- a CDS encoding peptide-binding protein — protein sequence MKGNKKFHLLLVLTFVFSLFLAACNANPSSDPNEEGNGNENENDTEEQATGEPQEGGDIVVGSIGAPTIFNDLYSTDTSSSDISGWLYDGLVTFDENLEPKGVIAKDWETSEDGTEWTITLNEGITFHDGEPLTADDVVFTYSIPLSEDYSGARASNFEKIESIEAEDDTTVKIKLSEPHAPFLVTLTYGILPEHILKDVPIADLAEHEFNTKSPVGSGPFKFVEWKEGQYVKVEAFDDYFQGRPYLDTITYKIVPDANALMAQLSAGDVHEAQVQSQDLVTAEKLADEGKIQLSTELSLAYTYVGWNMENELFKDEKVRQALTMALDRESIIEAVLSGDGEIAHAPSSPLSWAYNEEVPTFDYNVEEAKKLLEEAGWTPGDDGILEKDGKKFSFELKTNQGNKAREQIAQVTQEQLKEIGIEVKPTIMEWSAFIEEVTEKKDFDAVILGWSLSTDPDPTALWHSKEIEAGLNFVAFSDPDLDKLMEENTQILDQDERKEVIGEIQAGIAEQQPYTFLYYPNDHYALASNIKGHVHHPSSEYYMIEKWWIEQ from the coding sequence ATGAAGGGTAATAAGAAATTCCATCTGCTATTAGTATTGACGTTTGTTTTTTCACTTTTTCTGGCGGCATGTAATGCAAATCCATCGTCTGATCCTAACGAAGAAGGTAATGGAAACGAGAATGAAAATGATACTGAAGAACAGGCGACTGGGGAACCTCAAGAGGGTGGAGACATCGTAGTGGGTTCAATAGGAGCGCCTACTATCTTCAACGATCTATATTCAACAGACACATCCAGTTCAGATATTTCCGGTTGGCTTTATGACGGGCTGGTGACTTTTGATGAAAACTTAGAACCAAAAGGTGTTATCGCAAAAGATTGGGAAACATCTGAGGATGGTACAGAGTGGACAATTACATTGAATGAAGGCATTACGTTCCACGATGGTGAACCACTTACAGCTGATGATGTTGTTTTCACATATAGCATTCCATTAAGTGAAGACTACTCAGGAGCAAGGGCTTCGAATTTCGAGAAAATTGAATCAATCGAAGCAGAGGATGACACGACGGTAAAAATCAAATTAAGTGAACCACATGCTCCGTTCCTGGTGACATTGACTTATGGGATCTTACCAGAGCACATTTTGAAGGATGTTCCAATTGCAGACCTCGCTGAACATGAATTCAATACAAAAAGTCCAGTTGGCTCTGGTCCTTTCAAATTTGTTGAATGGAAAGAAGGGCAATACGTTAAAGTTGAAGCATTCGATGATTATTTCCAAGGGCGTCCATATTTAGATACAATCACATATAAAATCGTTCCAGATGCGAATGCATTGATGGCTCAACTGTCTGCTGGCGATGTTCATGAGGCTCAAGTTCAATCACAAGATTTAGTGACTGCTGAAAAATTGGCGGATGAAGGAAAAATCCAGTTGTCGACAGAACTCTCTTTAGCCTATACCTATGTTGGATGGAACATGGAAAATGAATTGTTTAAGGATGAAAAAGTCCGACAAGCATTGACAATGGCTCTTGATAGAGAATCGATCATTGAAGCCGTTTTAAGTGGCGATGGAGAAATCGCACATGCTCCTTCAAGTCCCCTAAGTTGGGCTTATAATGAGGAAGTCCCTACATTCGATTACAACGTTGAAGAAGCGAAAAAGCTATTGGAAGAAGCTGGTTGGACACCAGGAGATGACGGGATTTTAGAAAAAGATGGGAAGAAATTCTCCTTTGAATTGAAGACGAATCAGGGTAACAAAGCACGTGAACAGATTGCTCAAGTAACGCAAGAACAATTGAAAGAAATCGGTATCGAAGTGAAACCTACCATCATGGAATGGAGTGCCTTCATTGAAGAAGTCACTGAGAAAAAGGATTTCGACGCTGTCATTCTTGGATGGAGCCTATCAACAGATCCAGACCCTACAGCGCTATGGCACTCTAAAGAAATCGAAGCTGGACTCAACTTTGTAGCTTTCTCAGATCCAGATTTGGACAAGTTGATGGAAGAGAATACACAAATTCTTGATCAAGATGAGCGTAAGGAAGTCATTGGTGAAATCCAAGCAGGTATCGCAGAACAACAACCGTATACATTCTTGTATTATCCAAATGATCACTATGCTCTAGCTTCAAATATAAAAGGACATGTACATCACCCATCAAGTGAATACTATATGATCGAAAAATGGTGGATAGAACAATAA
- a CDS encoding S9 family peptidase, giving the protein MDQLNGINIEDLFNLKFVSDPQLSPDGNRLAYVVKEVNEEKKYQSNIHLLDVGTKKSVRWTSGISMNTSPRWSPDGLSLLFLSNRTGKNQIWIISSEGGEPEQLTDVENGVSSPVWHPEGHSILFHYTSTDNEEEKPIVVDKLKYKADGKAALTYQSYLHIGEISLKNREVRNLSEGDYDHVNARYTNDGKGIVYARFDEDVPGAYRCSHIYYHEFGGTPVRISELDGTMVHPICSPDGRYVAYVGHDQVYGGATYSEIFLYDREKSTTQCLTEKLDIQVGDMMISDLHAVEPSPHLTWSSNSESLYFLASEFGNTELYSIDLFGNVDKIVEGDRHIFQYALEDSTKDVYLAVSTPTHPGDIVRHDINSLMEEPITYHNESFLYDIKVSVPESVQFPSQDGTVIHGWLLKPNNFKKGEKYPLILEIHGGPHMMYGNTFFHEFQVLTSKGYGVLYLNPRGSHGYGQSFVDACRGDYGGGDYQDLMAGVDHTLESYEWIEQEQLFVTGGSYGGFMTNWIVGSTNRFKAAVTQRSICNWHSFYGVSDIGYFFTEGEIGAHMEEDPEKLWHHSPIRLVKQIETPLLILHGEKDYRCPIEQAEQLFVALKQQNKTTRFVRFPGADHNLSRSGDPVMRVARLEQIVGWFEHYRVKEKTTEMAKSK; this is encoded by the coding sequence ATGGATCAATTAAATGGGATAAACATTGAAGACCTTTTCAACTTGAAATTTGTCAGTGATCCACAATTATCTCCTGATGGAAACCGTCTTGCCTATGTCGTAAAAGAAGTTAATGAGGAAAAGAAGTATCAATCGAACATTCATTTGCTGGATGTCGGTACGAAAAAATCTGTACGTTGGACGAGCGGCATTTCAATGAATACTTCACCAAGATGGTCACCTGATGGATTGTCGTTGCTCTTTTTGTCAAATCGAACAGGAAAAAACCAAATATGGATCATTTCATCTGAAGGAGGGGAGCCAGAGCAACTGACAGATGTGGAGAATGGTGTCTCCAGTCCAGTGTGGCATCCAGAAGGACACTCGATTCTTTTTCATTACACCAGTACGGATAATGAAGAAGAAAAGCCGATTGTAGTAGATAAATTGAAGTATAAAGCGGATGGAAAAGCTGCACTGACCTATCAATCTTACCTTCATATCGGTGAAATTTCCTTAAAGAATCGGGAAGTAAGAAACTTGTCCGAGGGTGATTATGATCATGTGAATGCACGCTATACGAACGATGGTAAGGGAATTGTTTACGCGAGGTTCGATGAAGACGTGCCAGGTGCTTATCGCTGTTCGCATATTTATTATCACGAATTCGGAGGCACACCTGTCAGAATTTCAGAGCTGGATGGGACAATGGTGCATCCGATATGTTCACCGGATGGCAGGTACGTTGCTTATGTCGGGCACGATCAGGTATATGGTGGGGCGACGTACAGTGAGATTTTCCTTTATGACAGGGAAAAATCCACTACCCAATGTTTGACTGAAAAACTTGATATCCAAGTCGGGGACATGATGATCAGTGACCTTCATGCTGTGGAGCCATCACCGCACTTGACCTGGAGCAGTAATAGCGAATCGCTCTACTTTCTTGCGAGTGAATTTGGAAATACAGAGCTGTACTCGATTGATCTATTCGGAAATGTCGATAAGATTGTGGAAGGGGATAGGCACATCTTCCAATATGCATTAGAGGATAGTACGAAGGATGTATATCTCGCTGTCAGTACACCTACGCATCCAGGTGACATCGTACGTCATGATATCAACAGTCTGATGGAAGAACCGATCACCTACCATAACGAATCTTTTTTATATGACATCAAAGTTTCCGTCCCTGAGTCGGTCCAATTTCCAAGCCAGGATGGAACGGTTATCCACGGTTGGCTTCTCAAGCCGAACAATTTTAAAAAAGGTGAGAAATACCCTCTCATTCTTGAAATACATGGCGGCCCGCATATGATGTATGGAAATACTTTTTTCCATGAGTTCCAGGTGTTGACCTCGAAAGGATACGGTGTCTTATACCTGAACCCACGCGGAAGCCATGGTTATGGACAATCCTTTGTTGATGCTTGCAGAGGCGATTATGGCGGGGGAGATTATCAAGATCTCATGGCCGGTGTGGATCATACACTTGAGAGTTATGAATGGATTGAGCAGGAACAGCTATTCGTCACCGGTGGCAGTTACGGTGGGTTCATGACCAACTGGATTGTCGGTAGTACAAATCGTTTCAAGGCTGCTGTCACTCAACGATCCATTTGTAACTGGCATAGCTTTTATGGTGTCAGTGATATCGGCTATTTCTTTACAGAGGGTGAAATTGGTGCCCATATGGAAGAAGATCCTGAAAAGTTGTGGCATCATTCACCTATTCGACTTGTCAAGCAGATTGAGACGCCACTGCTTATCCTCCATGGCGAGAAGGATTATCGATGCCCGATCGAACAAGCAGAGCAGTTATTCGTTGCCTTGAAGCAACAAAATAAAACGACACGTTTTGTTCGTTTCCCTGGTGCGGACCATAATCTTTCACGCTCCGGGGACCCGGTGATGAGAGTGGCGAGACTGGAACAAATCGTTGGCTGGTTCGAGCACTATCGAGTTAAAGAAAAAACAACTGAAATGGCAAAATCAAAATAA
- a CDS encoding ABC transporter permease, with product MLSYIIRRIFMAIPLLFGISILSFAIIQLAPGDPTSLMMDPNIKPQDKQAFIEKYGLDDPVHIQYLKWVGNMVQGDFGQSLIRRGTDVSYLIMERLPNTIFLMLVSTFLALLISIPFGILSARKPYSLTDYSVTFTSFLGLATPNFWLGLVLIMFFAVQLGWLPTGGIATLNQPFSLWDRILHLIMPAFVLATADMAALTRYTRTSMLEVLKQDYIRTARAKGFKEKKVVYKHGLRNGLIPIITIFGLLLPSFFAGTVIVEKIFNWPGIGLLFVDAAFQRDYPVIMAITVIAATLTVIGNLIADILYAVFDPRIEY from the coding sequence TTGCTCTCATATATCATTCGTCGAATATTCATGGCGATTCCATTGTTATTCGGAATATCCATCTTGTCCTTTGCCATCATTCAATTAGCTCCAGGTGATCCTACTTCATTGATGATGGATCCTAATATCAAACCACAAGATAAGCAGGCGTTCATAGAAAAGTATGGTTTGGATGATCCGGTTCATATCCAATATTTGAAGTGGGTAGGAAATATGGTTCAGGGTGATTTTGGTCAATCACTAATACGACGCGGTACAGATGTGTCTTACTTAATTATGGAACGTTTACCTAATACCATTTTCCTGATGCTCGTTTCCACCTTTCTGGCATTATTGATATCCATACCGTTCGGGATATTGTCAGCACGTAAACCTTATTCTTTAACGGATTATTCTGTAACATTTACTTCATTCTTAGGGCTTGCTACGCCTAACTTCTGGCTCGGTCTTGTCTTGATCATGTTCTTTGCTGTGCAATTAGGCTGGTTGCCGACTGGAGGTATTGCGACACTTAATCAACCATTCAGCCTATGGGATAGGATCCTTCATCTAATCATGCCTGCTTTTGTTTTGGCTACAGCGGATATGGCTGCGTTGACCCGTTATACAAGAACAAGCATGCTCGAAGTGTTGAAGCAGGATTATATAAGGACAGCCCGTGCTAAAGGTTTTAAAGAGAAGAAGGTCGTGTATAAACACGGTTTACGTAATGGGTTAATTCCGATCATTACGATCTTTGGTCTATTGCTGCCATCGTTTTTTGCAGGTACCGTCATTGTGGAAAAAATCTTTAACTGGCCTGGAATTGGATTGCTGTTCGTGGATGCTGCCTTTCAGAGGGACTACCCTGTCATAATGGCAATAACCGTCATTGCCGCAACTTTGACGGTCATTGGGAATCTGATCGCTGACATACTCTATGCAGTGTTCGATCCAAGAATCGAGTATTAA
- a CDS encoding ABC transporter ATP-binding protein produces MSNTLTVNPNSDHTNETILEVNNLKMHFPIKAGMMQKTVGHVKAVDGISFRLRRGETLGIVGESGCGKSTLGRAIIRLYKPSGGKILFNNQDISSLSEGDLRKSVRRQMQMIFQDPFASLNPRKTLGMSIMEPLKTHKTSSAAERKEKVDRLLDTVGLNPSFANRYPHEFSGGQRQRIGIARALALNPDLMIADEPVSALDVSIQAQIINLMEDLQDEFNLTYLFISHDLSVVRHISDRVGVMYLGNMMELADKHDLYREPLHPYTQALMSAVPVPRKKGQVKRERIILSGDLPSPSNPPKGCVFHTRCPAAMDICKQEVPKFQEVHPNHYVACHLYE; encoded by the coding sequence ATGAGCAATACTCTCACCGTTAATCCGAATTCGGACCACACAAATGAAACCATTCTTGAAGTGAATAACTTAAAAATGCATTTTCCAATAAAGGCCGGAATGATGCAAAAGACAGTCGGTCATGTGAAAGCTGTCGATGGAATTTCTTTCAGGCTTAGAAGAGGCGAGACACTGGGAATAGTAGGTGAATCTGGATGTGGAAAGTCTACATTGGGAAGAGCAATCATCCGGCTTTATAAACCTAGCGGCGGAAAGATTCTCTTCAACAATCAAGATATATCGTCCTTATCAGAAGGAGATCTTCGAAAATCCGTCAGAAGGCAAATGCAGATGATCTTCCAGGATCCATTTGCATCATTGAATCCAAGGAAAACGCTTGGAATGAGTATCATGGAACCACTGAAAACTCATAAAACCAGCTCTGCGGCGGAAAGGAAGGAAAAGGTCGATCGGTTATTGGATACCGTGGGATTGAATCCTTCGTTTGCAAATCGATATCCCCATGAATTCTCAGGTGGCCAGCGTCAGCGGATCGGAATCGCAAGAGCTCTTGCACTCAATCCAGACCTGATGATTGCAGATGAACCTGTATCGGCATTGGACGTTTCCATTCAAGCACAAATCATCAACCTGATGGAAGATTTGCAAGATGAATTCAACCTTACATATCTCTTCATCTCTCATGATCTAAGTGTCGTCCGTCATATATCAGACCGTGTGGGTGTGATGTATTTAGGAAACATGATGGAATTAGCGGATAAACATGATTTATACAGAGAGCCATTGCATCCATATACACAGGCGCTGATGTCAGCTGTGCCAGTGCCAAGGAAGAAAGGACAGGTCAAAAGAGAACGAATCATCCTTTCCGGTGACTTGCCGAGTCCATCGAATCCACCGAAGGGCTGCGTATTTCACACACGCTGTCCTGCAGCGATGGATATTTGCAAGCAGGAAGTTCCGAAGTTCCAAGAGGTACACCCGAATCACTATGTTGCTTGTCATCTCTATGAATAG